Proteins found in one Streptococcus anginosus subsp. whileyi MAS624 genomic segment:
- a CDS encoding aminoacyl-tRNA deacylase translates to MAKKTKIKKTLVEQILTKAKIPHKGIQINALEGQLPEGIERSQIYKTLALTGDKTGTIIGILPITEHLAEKKLAKISGNKKVSMIPQKDLEKTTCYIHGANNPVGIRQKHHFPIYIDNSALTDETIIVSAGELGHSIEINAEDLAHFVEATFADLKEDSK, encoded by the coding sequence AAAAAAACAAAAATTAAGAAAACCTTAGTAGAACAAATTTTGACAAAAGCAAAAATTCCTCACAAAGGCATCCAAATCAATGCTTTAGAAGGACAATTGCCTGAAGGAATAGAGCGCTCACAGATTTACAAAACATTGGCTCTAACAGGCGATAAAACAGGGACAATTATTGGGATTTTGCCCATAACAGAACATCTAGCTGAAAAAAAGCTGGCCAAAATATCTGGTAACAAAAAAGTAAGCATGATTCCGCAAAAAGATTTAGAAAAGACGACTTGCTACATTCACGGAGCAAATAATCCTGTCGGCATTCGTCAAAAACACCACTTTCCTATTTACATTGACAATTCAGCTTTAACAGATGAGACTATTATTGTATCGGCTGGAGAATTAGGACACAGTATTGAAATTAACGCAGAGGATTTAGCCCATTTTGTTGAGGCGACCTTTGCAGATTTAAAAGAGGATTCAAAATAG